Proteins found in one Primulina huaijiensis isolate GDHJ02 unplaced genomic scaffold, ASM1229523v2 scaffold28027, whole genome shotgun sequence genomic segment:
- the LOC140967785 gene encoding autophagy-related protein 9-like: MFSGLKRVLSCFMWKWRIESSLTNGLLEDVPHEIELSDYHKAPSPGSESPSGLLDGETLNIDPIDDLDLFFERIYSYYCDKGLWCIIIKWIFELLSLGFTICFSGFFLLYVDWNGLRKAKCGMNAVESGIKPCDLSVEALHKHPLTPFTFSKAVIVGYLGIFSVYWVFCFLRFFAQLKETLKIRRFFYNSLHVKDNEIQTMSWASILEKVVQVQSLQQLCVVKDLSIKDVVMRLMRKENYLIGMLNKGVLAFSVSGWLPGAGPTANFGPNAVRHRLVLPKTLEWTLNWCILQSMFDRNFCVRRDFVSDPGTLKKRLMIVGFVLLLLSPFLVIFMLVYLFLRHAEQFYNHPSTASSRRWSNLSTWMLREFNEVDHLFKHRMNNTIVHASDYLKQFPSPILTIVAKFISFVSGGFAAVLIIIAFLEESLLEGHVFGRNLFWYAAVFGTITAISRAAIVDELLVLDPQGAMSMVVQHTHYMPKRWRGKENTEAVRLEFETLFQYTGMMLLEEMASIFLTPYLLLFVVPKRVDAILQFIMEFTVDVEGVGHVCSFSLFDFKNHGNRKYGSPFDSPREQRSSQGKMEKSFLSFQIAYLSWEPDAEGKQFLAALKTFRDQKMQVQGTTNAYFSSDLQQQYPNFGGFGSPNSFFPRETPLNVVGGCNQFGSMWLIDVEQKNLPYILDWYYTSQNHDRDNNSRGNTSRPIIKSPKDFWIPSNVTHKKTKYDENWDSLFEDRVQSHLEASTSGPLFRESVLQHHDSNSTKHPAKSQWWARTRFQGPGPGPQTSFLEPPNFFRGASRDPYDKFSESSMEEREQEQEQPLDLRNSRGLSRTFYMDESDVGEFKLPFDDIYENSSDPTDLV; encoded by the exons ATGTTCAGTGGACTTAAACGTGTTCTTAGTTGTTTTATGTGGAAATGGCGCATAGAATCATCTTTAACAAATGGGTTACTCGAGGATGTACCTCATGAAATTGAATTATCTGATTACCACAAGGCACCAAGCCCTGGAAGTGAAAGCCCTTCTGGGCTTCTAGATGGCGAGACTTTGAACATTGACCCAATTGATGATCTTGATCTGTTCTTTGAGAGGATTTACAGTTATTATTGTGACAAAGGCCTTTGGTGCATCATCATCAAGTGGATATTTGAGCTTCTGAGCCTGGGTTTTACCATATGTTTCTCTGGATTTTTTTTGCTATATGTTGATTGGAATGGCTTACGCAAAGCAAAATGTGGAATGAATGCAGTGGAATCTGGAATCAAGCCTTGTGATCTGTCTGTGGAAGCTTTGCATAAGCATCCATTGACTCCTTTTACTTTTTCCAAGGCAGTAATTGTTGGATATTTGGGTATATTTTCTGTATACTGGGTTTTCTGTTTTTTGAGGTTCTTTGCCCAGTTAAAGGAGACTCTTAAGATCCGTCGATTTTTTTATAACAG TCTCCATGTGAAGGACAATGAAATACAGACTATGTCATGGGCCTCAATTCTCGAAAAGGTTGTTCAAGTACAGAGTTTGCAGCAGCTGTGTGTGGTCAAAGATCTTTCTATTAAAGATGTAGTGATGAGGTTGATGAGAAAAGAGAATTACTTGATTGGGATGCTCAACAAAGGAGTCCTTGCCTTCTCTGTATCTGGGTGGCTTCCAGGTGCTGGCCCTACTGCCAATTTTGGCCCAAATGCTGTTCGGCATCGTCTTGTTCTGCCAAAGACCCTCGAGTGGACCTTGAATTGGTGCATACTACAGAGCATGTTTGACCG AAACTTCTGTGTACGAAGGGATTTTGTTTCAGATCCTGGAACCTTAAAGAAAAGGCTTATGATAGTTGGCTTTGTGCTGCTTCTTCTGTCTCCATTCCTTGTCATTTTCATGCTCGTGTATCTCTTCTTGAGGCATGCTGAACAGTTCTATAATCATCCAAGTACTGCATCATCACGAAGATGGTCAAATCTCTCGACATGGATGCTCAGAGAATTCAACGAG GTTGACCATTTGTTCAAGCACCGGATGAATAACACTATTGTTCATGCTTCTGATTATTTAAAGCAATTTCCATCTCCTATCTTGACTATTGTTGCAAAGTTTATCTCGTTTGTTTCTGGTGGATTTGCTGCCGTGCTGATTATCATTGCATTCTTGGAAGAATCTCTTCTGGAAGGCCAT GTATTTGGTCGCAACTTATTCTGGTATGCTGCTGTTTTTGGAACTATAACAGCTATAAGCCGGGCTGCTATTGTAGATGAGCTTCTTGTCCTTGATCCACAGGGGGCAATGTCCatggttgttcaacatacacATTATATGCCAAAAAGATGGCGTGGGAAAGAGAACACCGAGGCAGTAAGACTTGAGTTTGAAACTCTTTTTCAG TACACAGGAATGATGTTATTAGAGGAGATGGCCTCAATCTTTCTGACACCATACCTACTTTTATTTGTCGTCCCAAAG CGGGTGGATGCTATCTTGCAATTCATAATGGAGTTCACTGTGGATGTTGAAGGTGTAGGTCATGTTTGTAG TTTTAGTCTCTTTGATTTCAAGAATCATGGCAACAGAAAATATGGTTCTCCCTTTGATTCACCTCGCGAGCAGAGGAGTTCCCAGGGAAAAATGGAAAAATCATTCTTGAG CTTTCAGATTGCTTATCTTTCATGGGAACCTGATGCCGAGGGAAAGCAATTCCTTGCGGCACTTAAAACCTTTCGTGATCAGAAGATGCAAGTTCAAGGAACGACAAATGCATACTTCTCATCTGATTTGCAGCAACAATATCCAAATTTTGGAGGCTTTGGTTCCCCTAACAGTTTCTTCCCAAGAGAAACACCTCTAAATGTTGTCGGAGGTTGCAATCAGTTTGGTTCGATGTGGCTGATAGATGTCGAACAGAAGAATCTTCCATATATCCTAGACTGGTATTACACGTCCCAAAACCATGACAGAGACAATAATTCGAGGGGCAATACATCAAGACCTATCATTAAGAGTCCAAAAGATTTCTGGATTCCTTCAAACGTGACACACAAAAAAACTAAGTACGACGAAAATTGGGATAGCTTGTTCGAGGATCGAGTACAAAGTCATCTAGAAGCTTCTACATCGGGTCCTCTCTTCCGAGAAAGTGTCTTACAGCATCACGACTCAAATAGTACCAAACACCCTGCAAAAAGCCAGTGGTGGGCTAGAACTAGATTCCAAGGTCCAGGTCCAGGTCCGCAAACAAGTTTTCTCGAACCTCCAAATTTCTTCCGTGGAGCTTCTCGTGATCCTTACGACAAATTCTCAGAGAGCAGCATGGAGGAACGTGAACAGGAACAAGAACAACCTCTGGACTTGAGAAATTCGAGGGGATTGTCACGAACTTTTTACATGGATGAGTCAGATGTTGGAGAATTTAAGCTTCCATTCGAtgatatatatgaaaattcttCTGATCCCACAGATCTTGTAtga
- the LOC140967786 gene encoding hyoscyamine 6-dioxygenase-like translates to MEVLMSNWCTKTAQYLPEKYVFPPGKRPGKLDFPVCENFPVIDIEKAKSRQILNACQEFGFFQAINHGIPVSQMDETMRVFQEFFGASPEYKSSFYSTDMTRKCRIYSSTMDYDKEEVHYWRDNFTHHCHPIEDYVDLWPENPTRYREVVGKYSVEGRKFMLRILDLIGEGLGLKPGYFDGDLSKSQLLSINHHVPCPDPSLTLGMPEHRDPNLISMIQQCSVPGLQVFFQGQWMNIEPMENAFFVIPGMQLKAITNGKFLSPIHRVVTHSERARTSIGTFLIPSMDMVIKPADDCAGISPVYRGFTYKEFFSAYAENKFDWEATLESFKVKNN, encoded by the exons atGGAGGTTCTTATGTCAAACTGGTGCACTAAAACGGCTCAATATTTGCCAGAAAAATACGTGTTCCCGCCTGGAAAAAGACCTGGAAAACTTGATTTCCCCGTGTGCGAAAACTTTCCGGTTATCGATATTGAAAAAGCGAAAAGTCGACAGATTCTGAATGCATGTCAAGAATTTGGTTTCTTCCAG GCGATCAACCATGGAATCCCTGTAAGCCAGATGGACGAAACGATGCGCGTATTCCAGGAGTTTTTCGGTGCGTCACCAGAGTACAAATCGAGTTTTTATTCTACAGACATGACAAGAAAGTGTAGAATCTATTCCAGCACAATGGATTATGACAAAGAAGAAGTTCATTACTGGAGGGATAATTTTACCCACCACTGTCATCCTATCGAAGATTACGTCGACCTGTGGCCCGAAAACCCGACCAGATATCG GGAAGTTGTTGGCAAGTATTCCGTAGAGGGGAGGAAGTTTATGTTGAGGATATTGGATCTTATTGGTGAAGGATTGGGGCTTAAACCCGGATATTTTGATGGAGATTTGAGTAAAAGTCAATTATTGTCGATTAATCACCATGTTCCATGCCCGGATCCGAGTTTAACCTTGGGAATGCCCGAACACCGTGACCCGAATCTCATAAGTATGATTCAGCAATGTTCAGTTCCAGGGCTTCAAGTATTTTTCCAGGGACAGTGGATGAATATAGAGCCAATGGAAAATGCCTTTTTTGTAATTCCCGGAATGCAACTTAAG GCGATCACTAACGGAAAATTTTTGAGCCCGATCCACCGGGTGGTGACACACTCGGAACGAGCTAGGACGTCGATCGGGACTTTCTTGATTCCGTCTATGGACATGGTTATCAAGCCTGCCGATGACTGTGCTGGAATATCTCCCGTTTACAGAGGGTTCACATACAAAGAGTTTTTCAGTGCCTATGCTGAAAATAAGTTCGACTGGGAAGCTACTTTGGAAAGTTTCAAAGTtaagaataattaa